From the genome of Stigmatopora nigra isolate UIUO_SnigA chromosome 2, RoL_Snig_1.1, whole genome shotgun sequence:
CCctcgatgaggaggaggaggaggaggaagaaggaaGAAGAGTTTGTGTGGCAGCGGCGCTTCCCGGAAACCGTGTCGTCACTCTCAGTGTGTCGTCACCCGCAATCAGGCCTCCCTGAAAGCAACAGCCGAGTGAGTAATACACGGCGACTTCATCAGCGGTAAATAATTCAACACAACCTTGTCACCTGTTACCTACAAAGCAGATATTATTTCCTGCTAAATAACGACACTTATGACGAGCCCACCAAAATAATCGGTGATTCATCGACGACCAAAATAATAGTTTGTGAGACTCAGCTGCTAAATGAAGACAAGGCATCAGTGTGTATTATTagcgtacacacacatacgcgtACACATTTGAGCTTCTCTCTAATAATAGGCACCCCCCAAAGCTTCAATGGGTCCGACCAAACTAAATGTGGTTTTACGCGAGCCCCTTCGCTTTCGTTTTCTCTTGGATTGCATCATGACGCCGCCACGGCCACTCGCGTCACGAGTGCCCCGCCCTCTCGTGGAGTGCGCGAGCCAATATAACGTGACGCAAGACGAGGCGAAAAGCCCCAAATCGGACGCGCCAAGGAAGGAACGAGACGGCACGGGACGGCACGGGACGGCACTGGACGGCCGGAGACGGACAATTTTGTGGACTCTCAAGAGCAGTGTGACCACTCTTCTCCTGTCCAAAGTTGACGCTCGGATCATTTTCGACTTCCTCCgcttgactttttcttttccaggAAATAAAGTGTAGAAACAAGCTCGGTAAGTTCATAAAACTTCAGCTTTTGACGGTTGGTCTTGAAACGAAAGTTCTTTTTCCACCCCTACGAGTTATGAGTTAGTCGACACGCGTCAAATAATCCTCGTTTTGTCATTTTGGACGACTTGGCTTCCACGTCCGAAATGGGATGACTTTAAACATCAGACTTCACCAAAAAGGTGCAATAACGAGTTGGTATCTCGAATGAAGACAATTGAAATGTTGTTCGCAAAAGTTTTCATTCTTAGTCATTCATTTGATTAAACACaccttatataaaaaataaagtggaacacattttggggcattttggaCGCGGAGTGGCGTCAATGGCTGCCGACGAAGCATtcgtgacttttttttcccacggTGTGAACAGGTTGACCTTTTTAATAAGCCAATTTTAATCTTCCTtgaacagaaagaaaaaaaaaaccctttttaaGAAGCCCTTCTTCTTTTCCACAGTGTCACGTGATAGCCATGCTGCACAACTGGCCACGTGACATGTTCAACTCGGCCCTGACGCCAGCGCCGGGCTCGCCCAACGGCGACCGCTCCCGCCCCGAGCCGACGGGCAAAAGCGCACAGGTGTCGCCGGCCGAGTCCGACCGCCGGAAGCGAAGGCGCGAGAACAACAAGGCGGCGGCCGCCAAATGCcgcaagaagaagaaggacaGGACAGACTACCTGATGCAGGTGAGCTTCCACGCGTCAAAGTGAAAAACCTACGCCCCCCCCCACGAGACCCTTCCTTCAATTCCTTCCTCTCCGATCTCGGCCATCTCAGGAATCGGAGAAGCTGGAGAGCGTCAACGTGGATCTAAAGGCCCAGATCAAAGTCCTGAACCAGCAGAAGCAACAGCTGTCCCACATGCTGAATCAACACCGGCCCACCTGCATCGTCCGGGCCCAAAACGGACGCACGCCCGACGACGATAGCGACCCGCTGGCGCGCCACTTCCTCCGGGGCGCTTTCTCCGAGGAGCGGCACGCCGACACGGCGGAGCCCTGCTCGCCGGGACTGGCCCTGGACCTGGCTCTGGACCTGGACGGCCTGCGTTGGTCGCTTTCCACGTGAGCCCGGCCGGAATGGAGCGCCCTCCGCCGTCACAAGCTGTCCGACGCGACGGGGCGCCTCCTCCGGCTTTGACTGTTCCCCACGAGTATTGGGAAAAACTCTTGCCCCGCTTCGGTCGTCGAGCAACAAGCTAGCTTCACGCCTTATCACGTCAGAAGAGAAAAAGATCCtggatcaggggtgggcaaactattccatcCATGCTGAAGCCTGTCTGTGTtccaaattcatttttctgGTGCAACCTGCTCGCTTGCCGCTAGAGGGTGCAAAGTTACAATGAACATAGATCATCTCCTAACCCCCTTTTATAGTATTTCTGCTGATCTTTGACAAAAACTTCGCCAAAACCAGTGATGTGCTGACATCTCATCAAAAATAATCCATATGTTGGCCGGCCGATAAATGGGTGGGCTTTTATTCCCCCAAATTGCACTTTATCAATCCATTTCTGCTGCGTTCCCATTGGCTTACGAGTTTCACTGTAGCTCCTCTCCTGTGCCATTTCCAGACGCGTGTCCGTTTGGCGTCCAATCGTCCCCACGCCGCCAACCCAAACGAGTTTACCTCCAGTCGATGTCCCAAAGGGGTGACAGATGGTGGCCAGGAATGAGTGGATGGTCATATcttctcttatttattttttacatttttcaaataaaacaaaaaaaatcagttcaaGTCAAATTGTTTGAAATTATTCCCTCGCCGTGCTTTCTTTCCTGGCGTAGGCCGCACGGGCGCTGTcactctggagctccggccacCTCGGCGGGGGCGGAGCTTCTTCCCCATCCAAGTCCAGATCCGTGCGACCGGGCCTAAAGTCGGCGGCCAGTCGTAAGCCTCGGGCTTGATTCCGCAGCGTTTCCAGCGACTGGAAAAGACGGACGGAGATCACGGTCGGTGGGATTTTCCATCAAGGCTTTGGGGGCGGGCGGGCGGTCCTACCTCTGTGATTTGCGCTCTTTCTTCCGCCGTCCCGGACGCGCGCTCTGTCAAATCCTTCATGGCGTTctctatgacaaaaaaaaaaaaagaagtcatggGCCACCATCTTCGACTTCCAATGCATTTGGAGCAGGAGATCATTGTTTTCCATTTACCTATCTGCAAATCTACGGGCGGCGGATTTGGCCCGACTCCTGTTTCGAAAAAGTCCTGGAAATAAAACACCATTTCAGCTCTTTTACAGCTTTGTTTTGGGGATACACCTTGCAAAAACACACAACTCTTCCAATATGGGCATGTTGCTTGAACCTGAAGTTCCCGCCAGGCTCTGAGGGCCCGCACGGCCGAGCTGAGGATCCGCGGAGGGCCGGCGCGGCGCTTGCGGGCCAGCTCCACGATGGCATCGTCCATCTCCTTCTCCAGGTCCAGGAACTGGTCTTCCTCCTCACCTGAGAGAGACAAACTAATGTCGAGTGCTTGTCTGCCGGTGAGGGCGCTAGTAGTCCAATCCCTTCCCAGCGGGAGGGCGGGCCAATGAATGgcgcttgttttctttttatggaCGTTTTCAAAAGCCAATTCCGGCGCGGCTCACCGTCGTCCTCCGGGGCGTCGTCCCACGTCCGGCCGCTCACCGACACGTTGGATGTGACGGCGGCCTCAAAGTCCTGCAAAGCAACGCAAAGTCGGCTCAGAAATGAATGAGTTGATTTGAGGGTGCTCCCTGTGTATTGTGCGATtgttagcaaaagaaaaacaacgaGGGCTCCGCCCCCTTGTTGTTTACACGGCCTTGAGCATCCAGGTGCATTCTCTCGACTAATCAACATCCGGGGACTCCAAGCTAGCAGTCGATTTGAATTTTGGCGCCGTCTGAAGCAACGTTTACTTGAACTCCGCCGACTCTTACAAGGTAATTAAACGTGCCTTTTACTCGCCGGCGAGTTTCTATTAACACTTGGAATGTGTAAATAGCCATGTGTTGTCTTGAAATGCGATTCGGGGAGCCCCTTAGCCGCTTCCGACAACTCACCGCCAGCGCCTGCTCAAGTAAATGTCGCTTGGTTTTCTCCTCAATTCCCGTTTGACCGTCCAGCGCTTGCTTTATAAGCGCTTTATACTGTTCCATCTGTTCAATAACGTGTTTCTTCGACGTTAAACGCACTCGGAAGTCTTCATTGTTTTCAGTTCCGTCTCTCGTCTCCATTTTTTACCGCCGCTGTTTGTTTTTGCTCGTAGCTAACATGGAAAGGAAATAGAAGGAGTCGACGACACCCctgctggcggccatcttgaggCGGTGTACCGGGAACGCTCTGTAGGAAGAGAGGTAAGCGACACATTTATTCTCGTGTCTGTGACATCTTTTTGGATGCTGTATTCGCTTGCTGCGCTGAGCATCACGGGAGATTTGAttcttgttttcctttttgtaAATACAATGCAGTCATAAACAATAAACCACATAGTAATTATTCATGAACAAATGTCCAAAAGACAAGCGCTTATTCCAAAGCACATTCTGGGAAGTTAGCTAAACTGTTTGaaacatacatatttacacacaccaacaaaaaatgcagtgcaattatcccattttttaaatgattttcttAAATTTGACCGGTGGttgcaaaatggaaaataagagGATCAAAATGGCCGCCGGGGGCCTCTACCTAGGTATGTTTATTTTGCATTGAGGCCGTCTTTGATTTTAAGCCAAGGAAGCGCGCGCCGTGCTGCGTAAAAATGCAGCCAAACATATTTGTTTACTCTGCCTTTATggcatcaagaaaaaaaatgtcctcaataAACGCCTCATGAAATGTGAACAtttcagaattttccttttgacACGTGATTTCAATGCTTATTGATATGGTAGATCAGTGTCTCCATTTCCCTTTTAACTCAAGGTATTAAAAATGTGCGACAATCATTTGTGGCGGTCATATGAATTAGCACAGAGTAATCAGATTACACTTGTGGAAATTTAGCCAGCCAGAGTTAGTGGGCCTGGCAGATACGGATCTACGGCAGGAATGTGGCTTAGTCCCATGTTGTTGGAAAAGCGAATCAGCGCGACGGGTCGGCGTCGTGCGAGAGGCCACAAAAATCAACGGGGAGCTTTCCGGTCAGAGGTCATCGCCGAGTTAACTGTTTGCCGGCTTTGCGTGTCTTTTACATTAGTTTTTGTtaccaaaaataattaaacgcacaggaaaaaaaacttctttaCTAGAATAGTGTATTTTAGTTGTATTGTTTATGTACTTATATCTTTTGAACCCCCGACCCGGACAGTTTTTTCAACCGGTGGGCGGAGTCAACTCTAAGATTTGGATTAGCGCTAATGTCGGGCGAGCCGTTGTCGTGAATGGAAGATCTCATTGTGCAACGTTATCTCAGCGGCTGTGTATTTTAGCACCATTGATGAGCTAAAAATGAACAATTGCTCTTCATCTGGCCAAGGTGCACGTGTAATAACCTAAgtatttatatttgaaaaaaacatcttgaattCAATTTTTTGGAAACAATCAAATTGACTCTGACTCTAATTTTGCCAATGAATGTCCATTCCGTTGGCACCTGCCCATTCAGCGTCGATTGCCATTCTCTGGCAGCCCTCCCTtagac
Proteins encoded in this window:
- the atf3 gene encoding cyclic AMP-dependent transcription factor ATF-3 isoform X1, with translation MRRRRRRKKEEEFVWQRRFPETVSSLSVCRHPQSGLPESNSRCHVIAMLHNWPRDMFNSALTPAPGSPNGDRSRPEPTGKSAQVSPAESDRRKRRRENNKAAAAKCRKKKKDRTDYLMQESEKLESVNVDLKAQIKVLNQQKQQLSHMLNQHRPTCIVRAQNGRTPDDDSDPLARHFLRGAFSEERHADTAEPCSPGLALDLALDLDGLRWSLST
- the atf3 gene encoding cyclic AMP-dependent transcription factor ATF-3 isoform X2 — translated: MLHNWPRDMFNSALTPAPGSPNGDRSRPEPTGKSAQVSPAESDRRKRRRENNKAAAAKCRKKKKDRTDYLMQESEKLESVNVDLKAQIKVLNQQKQQLSHMLNQHRPTCIVRAQNGRTPDDDSDPLARHFLRGAFSEERHADTAEPCSPGLALDLALDLDGLRWSLST
- the nsl1 gene encoding kinetochore-associated protein NSL1 homolog isoform X1; translation: METRDGTENNEDFRVRLTSKKHVIEQMEQYKALIKQALDGQTGIEEKTKRHLLEQALADFEAAVTSNVSVSGRTWDDAPEDDGEEEDQFLDLEKEMDDAIVELARKRRAGPPRILSSAVRALRAWRELQDFFETGVGPNPPPVDLQIENAMKDLTERASGTAEERAQITESLETLRNQARGLRLAADFRPGRTDLDLDGEEAPPPPRWPELQSDSARAAYARKESTARE
- the nsl1 gene encoding kinetochore-associated protein NSL1 homolog isoform X2 is translated as METRDGTENNEDFRVRLTSKKHVIEQMEQYKALIKQALDGQTGIEEKTKRHLLEQALADFEAAVTSNVSVSGRTWDDAPEDDGEEEDQFLDLEKEMDDAIVELARKRRAGPPRILSSAVRALRAWRELQVQATCPYWKRLFRNRSRAKSAARRFADRERHEGFDRARVRDGGRKSANHRVAGNAAESSPRLTTGRRL